Within the uncultured Methanobrevibacter sp. genome, the region CTGGTTTCTTGGTGAACTCTGCCTGAAGTTGATTTCATGATTTTTTCATTGAAAGGATTTAAAAATATATTGTTTTCCAAAATGAAATCTCTAGACTCTAGAAAAGATGAATAATAGTATCTGCCAATTCCAGTTCTTAATTTTGCATTGTCTTCTTCATCACTGTAGCTATTGGCAAGTTCATAATATTCATACCAATCGAAATTATTGCTATTCATATTGTTCCACCAAAATTATGTACTCAATTGTTGTTTTAGGATATTTGTCAATTAACATGTCACAAAGCAAATCCTCTTTTTGAAGTAATTGGTCGGATTCCAAATCGGAGTAAATTACTATTTCAAGAATTTTTTCATTTGGATCGGTTTCCTTCATGAAATCAATAGAAAGTTTTCTGTATGGCAATTCCTTTGATAGGATTTCAGGCAAATTCAGGATTATTTTTTCCATTTCTTTGTCGCTGATAATGAATTCATTAATTTCATCAAAATTATTTGATGGAAATTTAAAATGATTTTTTAGAGATTCGTCAGGTGAAATGTTTTCCTTTTGCATGTTTTCTAGTCCGGTATATGTATTCTCCTGTGGAATTTGCATTTCCAATCTTTGCGGGTAATTTCGGTGCATGGTTTTATCCTCCAGAATTTTTTTTAAATTCAATTTATCCTTTGTTTTAATCATTATTTAAAGTTTTACATCTTAATTGAGGTCAATTTTTCTATATTGATATAAAATTTTAATTATATTTAAAATAAAAGCTTTTACGGTCGAATCAATATTGCATTGAATCTGTAATTTTTTTAAAATCAACGTTGAAGTTCAAACAAAGATATTTTTCTAATTAATGGATTTGTTGTCCCAATATATAAAATACGCAGTTTAAAATGAGAACAATTTTTAAAACTCGTACAATTTTATGGCAACGTCTTTTAAATTGCTTTAAATTCATAAAATTGCTCTTACTTCGTAAAATTATCTTTAAATTAAATAAAATAATTTATACTGTTGACTGAAATATATTTGAATAATCAAACTCTTGATCCATGGAGGTGATATTATTTTAGGTAGAATAATATTGCCAATAGTAGGATTTAAAACAGATGTTTTAATGAATGCTCTCTTTGGCAAAACCACTAATTCAACAGGAGGAATCCTTATGGGTATCCGAGAGAAATTTTGGATTGGAGTGCTCATACACACCACATTTCATGGTGTCTTGCATTCTACCTCATATGGGTTATATATTAAGTTAGCATGAGGCCATAGGATTTCACCTTTAAATTGTAGAAAATAATCAAATATTATGATGATTGTTTATCAATGGCCTTAAACAGCCATATTTGGGTTTGTTTATTCATAATCGACACTTTCTACAATTTATAAATTAAAATTAATAAAGTTTATATATCAATTGTTTCATATCATATCATAGAGTTTAAAATCCACTCTTTGGATACAATTAAATTCTAACGAATTAGTGGTTTAATTCAATGTCTATCTACCTAAACATGTGTAAACATGTTATAGACATTGAAATAACTAATCACCAGTCTTCAAGATTCATGTCATTATTCAAACTATTTTTTCCAAAACACATCTATTTTTGATATTGATATATTGCTTCTTAATGTAATTTCTATTCTGAAATCATGTGCTTAAGTTGGGCATAGTCATCATGATAATTTTAGATGTACCTTTAAAATGAGAGCAATTTTTTAAAATTCGCACAATTTTTTCTTTAAAAATAGTTTAATAAGTTAAAATAAAAAAAGAAGTTGAAAGATAAGTTCTATCTTTCTTCAATGGTCACTTTGTTCATGACGTCTCCTTGTTGGATTGCATTGACAACGTCCTGACCTTTAATTACCTGACCGAATACGGTGTGAACACCGTCTAAATGTGGTTGTGGGGAGTGAGTAATGAAGAATTGGCTTCCACCAGTGTCTTTACCTGCGTGTGCCATTGATAATGCTCCGGTTCCGTGTCTGTGTGGGTTTCCTTCAGTTTCACATTTGATGGTGTAACCAGGTCCTCCGGTACCGTTACCTTTAGGACATCCTCCTTGAATTACAAAGTTTGGGATTACTCTGTGGAAAGTTAATCCATCATAAAATCCTTCGTTTGCTAATTTTTCAAAGTTGGCTACAGTGCCTGGAGCTTCATTCGGGAATAATTCCAATTCAATATTTCCTTTATCAGTTTCGATTATAGCGACTTTCATTTTATCACCTATTTTTAAATAATATTAATATTATAAATATTAATGATTAAATAGTTTATGGAGGCATTATATGAATACTCGGGAATTAATAAAAATAGAAGATGATTATTTCATAAACACTTTCACAAGACAGCCTATCGTACTGGACCACGGTGAAGGTGTAAAGGTAACTGACATTGATGGAAACGAATACTTGGACATGTTTGCAGGTATTGCCGTAAATGCTTTAGGCCATAATCATCCTAAACTCGTAAAAGCAATACAGGAACAAGCAGAAAAACTAATTCACATTTCAAGTATCTATTACAATGAACCTGCATTAATCTATGCAAAAAAATTGATTGAAATGACAAGCTTTGACAGAATCTTTTATGCAAACAGTGGTGCTGAAGCAAATGAAGGAGCTATCAAACTTGCAGTGAAATACACCGGAAAAAGCGAAGTCATATCAACTGTCGAATCATTCCACGGAAGAACAGTCGTGACACTTGCTGCAACCGGACATGAACATTATCACGAACCTTTCAAGGCAATACTTCCTAAAGGTTTCATAAATGTTCCATACAATGATATTGAAGCAATTAAAGAAGCAATAACCGAAAATACTGCAGCAATCATTGTCGAACCTATTCAGGGTGAAGGTGGAGTTAACGTCCCTGATATCGAATACCTCAAGGAAATAGAAAAAATCTGTCATGAAAATGACATTGTTTTCATTGTAGATGAAGTTCAGACAGGTTTTGGAAGATGCGGAACACTGTTTGCACATGAACTCTTTGACGTAAAACCTGACATCATGACAATGGCTAAAGGTATCGGTGGAGGAGTTCCAATGGGTGGAATCCTTGCAACAGAAAAGGTTGCCGGAGCATTTGTCCCTGGAGATCACGGAACCACTTTCGGTGGGGGACCTCTTGTCTGTGCTGCAGCAAATGCTGTTTTGGACACAATCGTTGATGAAAATATCCTTGACAATGTCAATGAGGTTGGAGACTACTTCATTTCAGAGCTTAAGAAATTGGACAAGGATGTAATAGCTGAAGTAAGAGGAAAAGGTCTTATGGTTGGTCTTGAACTCACCAAACCTGGGGCTGAATATGTGGACAAACTTCGAGAAGCAGGATTTTTAATCAATTGTACTGCGGATAAGGTATTGAGATTCGTTCCACCACTTATAATTACAAAAGAAGAAGTCGACGAGTTTGTAAAAGCTTTAGATGAAATTTTATAAAAAATTAACAAGAGGTTTTGTTTATGGCAAGGCGGGTAGAATATTTATGCAATACTTGTGGATATACTTACACTTCCATAGATGAAATATTTTGGATTGATGAAACAGGTCAGGTTAACATAAAGCCGTTGGTAAAGTCAACATCTGCAGAAAGCTCAATCGCACCGGTCAAAGGATTTTTTGCTAAATATTATTGCTATGAATGTCAAAAATTCGTAAATAAATTCATAATATATAAAAAATCCTCTGAAATGGATGACGGTGAGATAATTCAGATGATTGAGGATTCCAGTGATGATTCAAAAATCATTCAGTTTGACGATGAGTTTCAAAGATGCATAGAATGCGGAAGCGAACTCGCTTCAAAGGCCGATTACTCATTTGCACTGGATACTGATGATGAATTCCACATTGGTGAAGACGATTATGACTTTTCTGCTGGCAATAAATTCAAATTTGCCGGAATCTATCATGGTTATTTCTGTTCAAACTGCAAAAAGCAAATCAACAAATTTGTAATAACTGAAAACAATGCAAATTTCACAGATTCTGAAATCACGGCCATTCTGAACGAGCATACCAATGACCTGACAATATTCATTCGCCGTGATTTTGATATTTGTCCTGATTGCGGTGAAGAGGTATACTACTTGAATCAGAATTCCACATGCCCGAAATGCAGAAAAGATAGTTTAACCGTCGTAGGTCATATGATGGTGGACTAAATCTTTCCTTTTCTTTTTTTCAATACTTTCTCAAGAGATGTAGAAATCTCCAATGTTTCAATCTTATCCAGATTGGCCCACATCCAGTCTGTGTGCTCTTCGCTTATTTTCACATCACCTGAAACATCATCAAGATACATTATCAGCTGCACGGTTCTTTTGTGCATGTAATCGTTTTGAACGGCTTCACAGAAGTCCCCCACTTCACAGTCAAGATTTGTTTCCTCCTTGATTTCTCGGATAAGGGCATCTGCAAAGTGCTCTGCCTTTTCAACTTTTCCTCCAGGAAGTTCCCACATCTCCGGGTCGGTTCTGCTTTTCGGATGTCTTTTTACAATCAATATTTCATCATCACTGTTTTTGATGATTCCCCTTACTGTTAGTCCATATGCCGGCTTCATTGTATCACTACATTATCTTTTCAAGGTACACATTAATAACTTGAACGGAAATTCCATTTCCTTGAAAAATTTTAAATAAAGCGAAATCCATAATTATAAACATAATGTAACTTTTTTAGGAGTTTTAATTATGGATTTAAATATAAAAGTTAACGACAAAAACCACCTTGATATCGGTGGAGCAGATGCAGTTGATATTGCAGAAGAATTCGGAACTCCAACCTTTGTGATTGATGAAAACAGGATAAGAGAAAACTATAAAAAATTTTATGGTGCATTTTCAAAATATTATCCTGACTTCAAGGTGTTCTATGCATGTAAAGCAAATACCAACATCGCTGTCATGAAAATTTTGGAAAGCGAAGGTTGCTGTATTGATGCAGTATCTCCTGGTGAAGTTCATATCTCCAAAATGGTAGGATTTTCCGGAGACAGAATTCTTTTCACAGGTAACAACATCACAAATGAAGAGCTAAAATATGTCCATGACGAAGGTGTTGTCCTAAACATCGATTCAGTTTCAGCATTGAAAAGATTAGCTAAAATGGTTGATCCTGAAGGATTAAAACTTTCATTCAGGGTAAACCCAATGGTAGGTGCAGGACATCACGAACACACCATTACCGGTGGTGTAATGAGTAAATTTGGTATAATGGACAATGAAGCTGTTGAAGTATACAAATTAGCTCAGGAATTAGGATTCAACCCAATCGGTATGCATTCCCACATCGGTTCTGGAATCTTGGACCCTGAACCATTCAAATTGGCTGTCGAATCTACTATGGACATTGCAGGACAAGTCCATGAAGAAACAGGAATCAACTTTGAATTCATCGATTTCGGTGGAGGTATAGGTGTTCCTTACACTCCTGATGAAAAACTTCTTGATTTGGATAAATTTGCAGAAGTCAATATAGGATTGTTCAAAGAAAAATTGGAAAAATACGGCATGGAAGAACCTACAATGTTTTTAGAACCTGGAAGATACCTTGTTGCTGATGCAGCAGTACTTCTTGTAACTGTAAACAGTGTAAAACAAAGCTACAGAAAGTTCATAGGTGTGGACGCAGGTTTCAATACACTTCA harbors:
- the lysA gene encoding diaminopimelate decarboxylase, yielding MDLNIKVNDKNHLDIGGADAVDIAEEFGTPTFVIDENRIRENYKKFYGAFSKYYPDFKVFYACKANTNIAVMKILESEGCCIDAVSPGEVHISKMVGFSGDRILFTGNNITNEELKYVHDEGVVLNIDSVSALKRLAKMVDPEGLKLSFRVNPMVGAGHHEHTITGGVMSKFGIMDNEAVEVYKLAQELGFNPIGMHSHIGSGILDPEPFKLAVESTMDIAGQVHEETGINFEFIDFGGGIGVPYTPDEKLLDLDKFAEVNIGLFKEKLEKYGMEEPTMFLEPGRYLVADAAVLLVTVNSVKQSYRKFIGVDAGFNTLQRPAMYGSYHHIVDASRMDAPNTQEVDVAGNVCESGDLFARDRPLPDIEEGDILGIMNAGAYGFTMSSNYNSRPLPSEILVTDGKCAVIREKQTYEDLYAKQSIPPHLK
- a CDS encoding NUDIX domain-containing protein, with product MKPAYGLTVRGIIKNSDDEILIVKRHPKSRTDPEMWELPGGKVEKAEHFADALIREIKEETNLDCEVGDFCEAVQNDYMHKRTVQLIMYLDDVSGDVKISEEHTDWMWANLDKIETLEISTSLEKVLKKRKGKI
- a CDS encoding acetylornithine transaminase; amino-acid sequence: MNTRELIKIEDDYFINTFTRQPIVLDHGEGVKVTDIDGNEYLDMFAGIAVNALGHNHPKLVKAIQEQAEKLIHISSIYYNEPALIYAKKLIEMTSFDRIFYANSGAEANEGAIKLAVKYTGKSEVISTVESFHGRTVVTLAATGHEHYHEPFKAILPKGFINVPYNDIEAIKEAITENTAAIIVEPIQGEGGVNVPDIEYLKEIEKICHENDIVFIVDEVQTGFGRCGTLFAHELFDVKPDIMTMAKGIGGGVPMGGILATEKVAGAFVPGDHGTTFGGGPLVCAAANAVLDTIVDENILDNVNEVGDYFISELKKLDKDVIAEVRGKGLMVGLELTKPGAEYVDKLREAGFLINCTADKVLRFVPPLIITKEEVDEFVKALDEIL
- a CDS encoding peptidylprolyl isomerase, producing the protein MKVAIIETDKGNIELELFPNEAPGTVANFEKLANEGFYDGLTFHRVIPNFVIQGGCPKGNGTGGPGYTIKCETEGNPHRHGTGALSMAHAGKDTGGSQFFITHSPQPHLDGVHTVFGQVIKGQDVVNAIQQGDVMNKVTIEER